In Picosynechococcus sp. PCC 7002, the following are encoded in one genomic region:
- a CDS encoding Ig-like domain-containing alpha-2-macroglobulin family protein, with product MGFPRRFVKFLLLACLSCLLAIAGLSGCQQILQISQVTNQAAPFPTVAALPLPELSDWITEISPTGEAADLAQIRILFKHPLIPVAQLESPEETALLQKIELIPAISGQFRFLTPQMIGFQADQPLPKATRFQVTLKSGLGDLENNQLTEDLAWTFQTPQIRLSNLPGVVGTLPEEAEPLGLEEESTVTSNTRLDLDSLKQHTVFVSSQSRVKAVITPQSPPEDPIADGQFDPEKTWQYIIKPRQPLQKASQYTLEFQPGIAPDQGNLPTEKSFRSVFKIYAPLQYEEMAFYGQPDVGGAYGRFVKGSAQLVFNNGLDADSALENITISPKPEGEDLAVRTYPGSRTVDLNPWVLQPNTDYTITIGKNLKDQYGQTLGKDQTITYNPGDVAADIWAQRDLNIFPAGTDLNLDIETINLPESKFQAGYRVVQPTDLVYAATAYPQNNSTDLVPSESNWESITIKQPKNQLVKTPIPIREKLGGNTGLLAYGITAKTNTYKDQNNQTQWRSPQYYGLVQLTNLGVFAQWFPESGIVRVHHLDTGEAVSNAQIEIYQSKLDQKTKGNPQACFTGRTDGSGNLLVTGRDWRRCVQGQEYAPQLLVIASENSDWAFTRTDEYSGSYGYGIYADWDNGETQGRGTIFSDHQLYQPGEKAYFTGVAYYLKNGELRQDINQNYKVILSNPEGKETTLGNFQTNHYGTFTVEWDVPKTQDLGNYYLRAEASNGVNIYGDFRVAEFRPPNFKVDLKLDQKFAKMGDRLTATTQSDYLFGAPVSNSKVNYYVTRSRGYFQPEGWDEFQFGRQWHWSETEPSISSDVLQTQKTLNDGGQSSQTIDVARDLPYPVTYRVETEVTDAANLSVSNTQTFTALPGDRLIGINHDFVADAEKPFKTQVIVTSPDGKTLEGQTVKLELQKVNYSEVSQIIEGSQVKRPQVEYEAIASQTIKSAAKPQTVELTAPDSGSYRLHATISGQPDAAATDSFIWVSGAGWFNWGDRFDNNRVEVTLDKDEYKIGDTATALIQSPYPEAELYFSVIRHGVLYETQQTVTGAAPQVQFTVTPEMLPNAAVEAVLIHRGESIEAAHKNGVDKLMNIGFDDFRTSLAEKKLTVAIQPQQDQVMPGDAQTLNLQLKDQGDQPVAGQLTVMVVNEAILQLTGYRPPDLLAEIYRDQPITTRWADNRPDVTIAPMDSTEAKGWGYGGGESSALANTRTRTDFKAIAFYDGSVLTDSNGQAVVSFTLPDDLTTWRVLVVATDDQMRFGNGDETFIATQPLLTNPVLPQFARVGDRLEGGVMVTNTTGSKGRLNIEAQLQGVMEFAQGNKQRQTQTAEIGNNTEVYRFPMVANAAGTAIYKVATQKNGAADAVEVPLDVKQLAVKEQAIATGILTEAEVKIPLNIDRQVVPNQGGLTVTVASTLIPELTAPAQDTFNDDDFPFLEPTASQLLIAANLEILKQRYSQASENFDIQAEASQALTHLSQLQLASGGFATFPGDDTSDPYVTPYAAEAIALAQQTGLSIDENLVSKLKKYLDQTLANPSQFSECSTTNCKNTVRLETLLALDQLGDVRGDFAATLYDAREEFDTVGKIKLARHLSQLLDWQIQAQELADEINELIYQTGRTAQINLPQRWFWYHSNTTAQSQALRLFAEIKQTPATLSQVLQGLLDQRRDGTWQTSYDNAQALTALTAYSATESIPPSLSGAIKLDRKQLGEFNFQGYENPSATVDVPMQDLPKGNRDLIIQKDGDGKLHYLSEFNYRLPGSQPGKLNGLRITRYIRPANQTEVARKYGLYDLKEPFSVEAGQVFDIGLEVITDHPVNHVLISDPLPAGFEAIDTDFQTATTYYQPQQDAWQLSYQKVYKDKVVAYGDRLNAGVYNLHYLVRAITPGSFDYPGAEVSLQYNAETFGRSTSSTLEVN from the coding sequence ATGGGGTTTCCACGTCGCTTTGTTAAATTTCTCTTACTGGCCTGTTTAAGCTGTCTGTTGGCGATCGCCGGATTATCTGGGTGCCAACAAATCCTCCAAATCAGCCAGGTCACCAACCAAGCCGCGCCCTTTCCCACCGTTGCCGCGCTCCCTTTACCAGAACTATCCGACTGGATCACCGAAATTAGCCCCACCGGAGAAGCCGCCGATCTCGCCCAAATCAGGATTCTGTTTAAACATCCCCTGATTCCCGTTGCCCAACTCGAAAGCCCCGAAGAAACGGCCCTCCTCCAAAAGATTGAGCTGATTCCCGCCATTTCTGGACAATTTCGCTTTCTTACCCCCCAAATGATTGGTTTTCAAGCCGACCAACCCCTGCCCAAAGCCACCCGTTTCCAAGTCACTCTCAAATCCGGTTTAGGGGATCTCGAAAATAATCAACTCACGGAAGATTTAGCTTGGACATTCCAAACGCCCCAAATCCGCCTCAGTAATTTACCTGGGGTTGTCGGTACCTTGCCCGAAGAGGCAGAACCCTTGGGTCTTGAGGAAGAAAGCACAGTGACTAGCAACACCCGACTCGACCTCGATTCCCTGAAGCAACATACTGTTTTTGTCAGCAGTCAGAGTAGAGTCAAAGCGGTTATTACGCCTCAATCGCCTCCAGAAGATCCCATTGCAGACGGTCAATTCGATCCAGAAAAAACCTGGCAATACATTATTAAACCTCGTCAACCTTTACAGAAAGCAAGTCAATACACCCTAGAATTTCAACCGGGAATCGCCCCAGACCAAGGCAATTTGCCCACCGAAAAAAGCTTTCGCTCCGTCTTTAAAATCTATGCGCCGTTGCAATATGAAGAAATGGCTTTCTACGGGCAACCAGACGTAGGGGGAGCCTATGGTCGCTTTGTGAAAGGGAGCGCCCAACTGGTTTTTAATAACGGTTTAGATGCCGATTCTGCCTTGGAAAATATTACGATTAGTCCGAAACCGGAGGGTGAGGATCTCGCGGTTCGTACCTATCCCGGTAGCCGCACGGTGGATCTGAATCCGTGGGTACTCCAACCGAATACTGATTACACGATTACCATCGGCAAAAATCTCAAGGATCAATACGGGCAAACCCTCGGCAAGGATCAAACCATTACCTACAACCCCGGTGATGTGGCGGCGGATATTTGGGCGCAACGGGATCTGAATATTTTTCCGGCGGGGACGGATCTGAATCTTGATATTGAAACGATTAATTTACCTGAAAGCAAGTTTCAGGCGGGTTATCGGGTGGTGCAACCGACGGATTTGGTTTACGCGGCGACGGCTTATCCGCAAAATAACAGCACCGATTTAGTGCCGTCCGAAAGCAATTGGGAAAGTATTACGATTAAACAACCGAAAAATCAGTTGGTGAAAACACCGATTCCGATTCGGGAAAAATTGGGTGGGAATACGGGTTTACTCGCTTACGGGATTACGGCAAAAACCAATACCTATAAGGATCAGAATAATCAAACCCAGTGGCGATCGCCGCAATATTATGGCTTGGTGCAACTCACGAATTTGGGGGTGTTTGCCCAGTGGTTTCCGGAGTCGGGCATCGTGCGGGTACACCATCTGGATACGGGAGAGGCGGTTTCTAATGCCCAGATCGAAATTTATCAGTCGAAGTTAGATCAAAAAACGAAGGGCAATCCCCAAGCTTGTTTTACTGGGCGAACTGATGGGAGTGGTAATTTGCTGGTGACGGGACGTGATTGGCGCAGATGTGTGCAGGGTCAAGAATATGCGCCGCAATTGCTGGTGATTGCCAGCGAAAATTCGGACTGGGCTTTTACGCGCACCGATGAGTACAGCGGTTCCTACGGTTACGGGATTTATGCCGATTGGGATAATGGGGAAACCCAAGGGCGGGGCACAATTTTTAGCGATCACCAACTGTATCAACCGGGTGAAAAGGCTTATTTTACGGGGGTTGCCTATTATTTAAAAAATGGGGAATTGCGGCAGGATATTAACCAAAATTACAAGGTGATCCTCAGTAATCCTGAGGGGAAAGAGACCACTTTAGGCAACTTCCAAACGAATCACTACGGCACGTTTACGGTGGAATGGGATGTTCCGAAAACCCAGGATTTAGGCAATTATTATCTGCGTGCGGAAGCGTCGAATGGGGTGAATATTTACGGGGATTTTCGAGTGGCTGAATTCCGTCCACCGAATTTTAAAGTGGATCTCAAGCTCGATCAAAAATTCGCCAAAATGGGCGATCGCCTGACTGCCACCACCCAGAGCGATTATTTGTTTGGTGCGCCCGTGAGCAATAGCAAGGTGAATTATTACGTCACCCGCAGTCGCGGTTATTTTCAACCGGAGGGGTGGGATGAATTTCAGTTTGGGCGGCAGTGGCATTGGTCGGAAACGGAGCCGTCCATTAGTAGCGATGTCCTGCAAACGCAAAAAACCTTAAACGATGGTGGGCAAAGTTCCCAAACCATCGACGTGGCGCGGGATCTGCCCTATCCAGTGACCTATCGTGTGGAAACAGAAGTGACCGATGCGGCGAATCTATCCGTGTCCAATACCCAAACCTTTACCGCGTTGCCCGGCGATCGCCTGATTGGGATCAACCATGATTTTGTTGCCGATGCGGAAAAACCCTTTAAAACCCAAGTGATTGTCACCAGCCCCGACGGGAAAACACTTGAGGGGCAAACGGTCAAATTAGAATTGCAAAAAGTCAATTACAGCGAAGTTTCTCAAATTATCGAGGGATCTCAAGTTAAACGCCCCCAAGTGGAATACGAGGCGATCGCCAGCCAAACTATTAAATCTGCTGCCAAACCCCAAACCGTAGAATTAACCGCCCCCGACAGTGGTTCCTATCGTCTCCATGCCACCATTAGCGGGCAACCCGATGCCGCCGCCACCGATAGTTTCATTTGGGTCAGCGGTGCAGGCTGGTTTAATTGGGGCGATCGCTTCGACAATAACCGCGTGGAAGTCACCCTCGACAAAGATGAATACAAAATTGGCGACACCGCAACCGCGTTAATTCAATCCCCCTACCCCGAAGCAGAACTGTATTTTTCCGTGATTCGCCATGGCGTACTGTACGAAACCCAGCAAACCGTGACCGGAGCCGCGCCCCAGGTGCAATTTACCGTCACGCCGGAGATGTTGCCCAATGCTGCGGTGGAAGCCGTTTTAATTCATAGGGGGGAATCCATTGAAGCTGCCCACAAAAATGGCGTGGATAAGCTGATGAACATTGGCTTTGACGATTTCCGCACCAGCCTCGCCGAGAAAAAATTAACCGTCGCCATTCAGCCGCAACAGGATCAGGTGATGCCCGGTGACGCACAAACCTTAAATCTGCAACTCAAGGATCAAGGGGATCAACCCGTTGCCGGACAGTTAACGGTGATGGTGGTCAATGAAGCGATTTTGCAATTGACGGGCTATCGTCCCCCCGATCTGCTGGCTGAAATTTATCGCGATCAACCGATCACCACCCGCTGGGCAGACAATCGCCCCGATGTGACTATTGCGCCGATGGATTCGACCGAAGCAAAAGGTTGGGGTTATGGCGGTGGTGAATCTTCTGCGTTAGCAAATACCCGCACCCGCACCGATTTTAAGGCGATCGCCTTTTATGATGGTTCCGTTTTAACGGACAGCAACGGTCAAGCGGTTGTCTCCTTCACGCTGCCCGATGACCTGACCACCTGGCGCGTCCTCGTGGTGGCAACGGATGATCAAATGCGTTTTGGCAATGGCGACGAAACCTTTATCGCCACCCAACCCCTGCTCACCAATCCTGTGTTACCCCAATTTGCGCGGGTGGGCGATCGCCTTGAGGGGGGCGTAATGGTGACGAATACGACGGGTTCTAAGGGTCGTTTAAACATCGAAGCGCAATTGCAGGGGGTAATGGAATTTGCCCAAGGCAATAAACAACGGCAAACTCAAACTGCCGAAATTGGCAATAATACCGAGGTGTACCGTTTTCCGATGGTCGCCAATGCCGCCGGAACCGCCATCTATAAAGTTGCCACCCAGAAAAATGGGGCCGCCGATGCCGTGGAAGTGCCCCTTGACGTGAAGCAATTAGCGGTGAAAGAACAGGCGATCGCCACAGGGATTTTGACCGAGGCTGAAGTAAAAATTCCCCTGAACATCGATCGGCAGGTGGTTCCCAACCAAGGCGGTTTAACGGTCACCGTTGCCAGTACCCTAATCCCAGAATTAACTGCCCCGGCCCAAGATACGTTTAACGACGACGATTTCCCATTCCTCGAACCTACCGCCAGTCAACTACTCATTGCCGCGAATTTAGAAATCCTCAAACAGCGGTATAGTCAAGCCTCCGAGAATTTTGATATCCAAGCCGAAGCGAGCCAAGCCCTCACCCATCTCAGCCAATTGCAACTTGCCAGTGGCGGATTTGCGACCTTCCCCGGAGACGACACCTCCGATCCCTACGTCACCCCCTACGCCGCCGAGGCGATCGCCCTCGCCCAACAAACCGGATTGAGCATTGATGAAAATTTGGTGAGCAAACTGAAAAAATATCTCGACCAAACCCTCGCCAACCCTAGCCAATTTAGCGAATGCAGCACGACAAATTGTAAAAATACCGTCCGCCTCGAAACCCTCTTAGCCCTCGATCAACTGGGGGATGTGCGGGGCGACTTTGCGGCAACCCTGTACGATGCCCGCGAGGAGTTTGATACCGTCGGCAAAATTAAATTAGCCCGCCATCTTTCCCAACTGCTCGATTGGCAAATCCAAGCTCAGGAGTTAGCTGATGAAATCAACGAGTTAATTTATCAAACCGGACGCACCGCCCAGATTAATTTGCCCCAACGCTGGTTTTGGTATCACTCCAACACCACCGCCCAATCCCAAGCCCTCCGCCTATTTGCCGAGATCAAACAAACCCCCGCTACCCTTAGCCAAGTCTTACAAGGGTTGCTCGATCAACGGCGCGATGGCACATGGCAAACCAGTTATGACAATGCCCAAGCCCTCACCGCCTTAACTGCCTATAGCGCAACGGAATCGATTCCGCCCAGTTTGAGTGGCGCTATCAAGCTTGACCGTAAACAATTGGGTGAATTTAATTTCCAAGGCTACGAAAATCCCAGTGCCACCGTCGATGTGCCGATGCAGGATCTCCCCAAAGGCAATAGGGATCTGATTATCCAAAAAGACGGCGACGGCAAACTCCATTACCTGAGTGAATTTAACTATCGTCTCCCAGGCAGCCAACCCGGCAAACTAAACGGATTGCGCATTACCCGCTATATCCGCCCCGCTAACCAAACCGAAGTCGCCCGTAAATATGGGTTGTACGATCTAAAAGAACCCTTTAGCGTCGAAGCCGGACAAGTCTTTGACATTGGTTTAGAAGTAATCACCGATCACCCCGTCAATCATGTGTTGATTAGCGATCCCCTCCCCGCCGGCTTTGAAGCGATTGACACTGATTTTCAAACCGCCACCACCTATTACCAACCCCAACAGGACGCATGGCAACTCAGCTACCAAAAAGTCTATAAAGATAAAGTCGTTGCCTACGGCGATCGCCTGAATGCGGGCGTATATAACCTGCACTATCTCGTGCGGGCGATCACCCCCGGCAGCTTTGACTATCCTGGGGCTGAAGTGTCACTGCAATACAACGCCGAAACCTTCGGCAGAAGTACTTCTTCGACGTTAGAGGTGAATTAA